From the genome of Globicephala melas chromosome 16, mGloMel1.2, whole genome shotgun sequence, one region includes:
- the MAP10 gene encoding LOW QUALITY PROTEIN: microtubule-associated protein 10 (The sequence of the model RefSeq protein was modified relative to this genomic sequence to represent the inferred CDS: inserted 2 bases in 1 codon; substituted 1 base at 1 genomic stop codon): MAASLSERLFLLDLIVDWVRLEAGLPPPPVVAAAAQEEESPPRDLCPAVAFRLLDFPTLLVYPPGGPAAPAPELRPGLVNFGRGKSCLFRLQPASLHRLLLRSPLYTLLLQLPPGRPTPAPQLLGACSISLAAAAHRVLGPAASGCSQGHRGSFPLQNQEGERIGHIALGYRLTDLGSSLLGHLERPVASTGGGVEGVEVSPPTLQESQQLRQPDSEPSTRDADKPLVDVKVSTAGKDLKEGVCHSRANSDYTASVENGKTNSVICSKGSSERNVSPPHREVTELDIETNIICPPPMYYTHVTQEKTPPKQGEITVEPQMNAPEESDGTFLEEKLVNPPTQTNPPQHTNFATRERPPVLTHPAHIQDVGASNQTTYHPQTEQNRINTVRQLPLLSALLVELSLLYNQPMASPTHIHPHLAWLYRTEDKKSPEPSANSTCKSESKDTLSLGEKEKSVSLQYKKNQTENLKKGKYFEKKGGVPPKRVPRGKLLYGLTNTLKLRLKQTNPDMLVVHEKREEYRKSQAQMLGAKLRIPSSKVKILSFAEQHQKPHQLPKDEFLDSDASFAENSNTXQISVVFDDPSTTKETKLKCATEKTLDDLPEEMVSPANSIVSERFIQTNILGGRVEVKVQSPGDFQRVTVVDRIVVEKEIDDKRVKITSNDILTADMNENNPSTSSCSESISELKYSDDFTSPCCSEDTSRSLQARDSSPGTENPKHSQQTSKSSETRLSIRKNSSEXSSILSPPFSAGSPVLSCKRFHISKAQDKSLEEASNISASDFSSSHWTEGKENQRDPNSMHNSKVLKRNQDIPTKLKTRTGCKSSEKSQSPRTSQVSSHLPSNLSELELNVLDSSTLDHFEEVSDDLGSLNISKQCRVICKLVINKLPGYTV; this comes from the exons ATGGCGGCTTCGCTGTCCGAGCGGCTCTTCTTGCTGGACCTGATCGTAGACTGGGTGCGTCTTGAAGCCGGGCTGCCGCCGCCGCCCGTGGTCGCGGCGGCGGCGCAGGAGGAGGAGTCGCCGCCGCGCGACCTGTGCCCCGCCGTGGCCTTCCGCCTGCTGGACTTCCCCACGCTGCTGGTTTACCCTCCCGGCGGCCCCGCTGCCCCCGCCCCGGAACTTCGGCCCGGCCTGGTCAACTTCGGTCGCGGCAAGTCCTGTCTCTTCCGCCTGCAGCCCGCCAGCCTGCACCGCCTGTTACTTCGGAGCCCGCTTTACACCTTGCTGCTGCAGCTGCCCCCCGGGCGCCCGACTCCTGCCCCGCAGCTCCTGGGGGCCTGCAGCATCTCTTTGGCCGCCGCGGCCCACAGGGTCCTGGGGCCTGCCGCCTCCGGCTGCTCCCAGGGTCATCGGGGAAGTTTCCCTCTGCAAAACCAAGAGGGGGAGCGGATTGGGCACATTGCCCTGGGCTACCGCCTGACTGACCTGGGAAGCAGCTTGCTGGGCCATCTGGAGAGGCCAGTGGCTTCCACAGGAGGTGGAGTGGAGGGTGTGGAAGTCAGTCCCCCAACCTTGCAGGAAAGCCAGCAGCTGCGGCAGCCAGACTCAGAGCCAAGCACAAGAGATGCTGATAAGCCTCTGGTGGATGTAAAAGTCTCAACGGCAGGGAAGGATTTGAAGGAGGGAGTCTGCCACAGCAGGGCCAACTCTGATTACACGGCTTCCGTGGAGAATGGCAAAACCAACTCCGTTATTTGTTCAAAGGGTAGCAGTGAGAGGAATGTTAGCCCCCCACATCGGGAAGTCACAGAGTTAGACATTGAAACCAACATAATTTGCCCTCCTCCTATGTATTACACTCATGTGACCCAAGAAAAGACACCTCCTAAACAGGGTGAAATCACTGTTGAGCCTCAAATGAATGCACCTGAGGAATCGGATGGTACTTTTCTGGAAGAAAAACTTGTAAATCCCCCAACACAAACGAATCCTCCACAACATACAAATTTTGCAACACGTGAGAGGCCTCCAGTGCTTACACACCCTGCACATATTCAGGATGTAGGAGCAAGTAACCAAACTACCTACCATCCTCAAACTGAACAAAATAGGATCAATACCGTAAGGCAGCTGCCTTTGTTAAGTGCTTTGTTGGTTGAGTTGTCCTTGTTATACAACCAACCCATGGCAAGCCCTACTCATATACATCCTCATTTAGCCTGGTTATATAGAACTGAGGACAAGAAGTCACCAGAACCTTCTGCCAACTCCACATGTAAATCTGAATCTAAGGATACACTTTCTCTGGGGGAAAAGGAAAAGTCAGTGAGTCTTCAgtataaaaagaaccaaactgAAAATCTTAAGAaaggtaaatattttgaaaagaaaggtGGTGTCCCCCCCAAAAGAGTTCCGAGGGGGAAGCTACTTTATGGCTTAACAAACACACTTAAGCTACGTTTAAAGCAAACAAATCCTGATATGTTGGTAGTACACGAAAAGAGAGAAGAGTACAGAAAATCGCAAGCACAAATGTTAGGTGCAAAACTCAGAATTCCATCATCCAAAGTTAAGATACTAAGTTTTGCAGAACAACATCAGAAGCCACATCAACTGCCTAAAGATGAGTTTTTAGACTCAGATGCATCTTTTGCTGAAAATAGCAATAC TCAAATTAGTGTGGTTTTTGATGACCCCAGCACAACTAAAGAAACTAAACTGAAATGTGCAACTGAAAAGACACTTGATGATTTACCGGAAGAAATGGTGAGTCCTGCAAATTCCATTGTCTCAGAAAGGTTTATTCAGACAAATATTTTGGGTGGAAGAGTGGAAGTGAAAGTCCAAAGTCCAGGTGATTTCCAACGGGTCACAGTAGTTGACAGAATTGTAGTAGAGAAAGAAATAGACGATAAACGGGTCAAAATCACTTCTAACGACATTCTTACTGCTGATATGAATGAAAATAATCCAAGTACAAGTAGTTGCTCTGAAAGCATCTCAGAACTAAAGTATTCAGATGACTTCACCAGTCCTTGCTGTTCTGAAGACACCAGCAGAAGTTTACAAGCTCGTGATAGCAGTCCGGGGACAGAAAATCCAAAACATAGTCAACAGACAAGTAAGTCCAGTGAAACAAGGTTGTCCATAAGGAAAAATAGCAGTGAATAGAGTTCTATTCTTAGCCCACCTTTTTCAGCTGGATCCCCAGTACTCTCATGTAAAAGATTTCATATTTCAAAGGCTCAAGATAAAAGTTTGGAGGAAGCGTCTAATATCTCTGCCAGTGATTTCTCTTCATCACACTGGactgagggaaaagaaaaccagagagaCCCAAATAGTATGCATAATTCTAAAGTTCTAAAGAGGAATCAAGACATCCCTACTAAACTTAAAACAAGAACAGGTTGCAAGTCCTCAGAAAAAAGCCAGTCACCTCGGACATCTCAAGTGAGTTCTCATCTGCCTTCTAATTTGTCAGAACTAGAACTTAATGTCCTGGATAGCAGTACATTAGATCACTTTGAAGAAGTCAGTGATGACCTTGGTTCACTAAACATTTCCAAGCAATGCAGAGTTATTTGCAAATTAGTAATAAATAAACTTCCAGGATATACAGTGTAA